A window from Aliamphritea hakodatensis encodes these proteins:
- a CDS encoding multicopper oxidase domain-containing protein yields MRRMKSLAVATGLVVTLGAPVAPAKTVAVEIPVIEKDLAIDNAGNRQKMWTYAGTVPGPVVRVTQGDVVDFSMLNEKGNKQSHSMDFHAARVDVLDEFEAVRPGKTKAYEFRADYPGVFIYHCGADPMSEHIARGMYGVIIVDPKEGYSDDFPKPDREYVIVQGDLFEPGTKPQDMTANIGKKASLINGKVFHYDPVHDSNASLTLESKPGERVRIHFVNAQVNDSVAFHPIAGIWDKVWENGNPKNVSYGIQTYNVAPAHSATFDLISPADRPTNNAIVDHQMKNALTGAITVLMNHEDADPESGRNGNLILR; encoded by the coding sequence ATGCGACGCATGAAATCTCTTGCCGTTGCCACCGGTCTGGTGGTGACGCTGGGGGCACCGGTTGCCCCTGCTAAAACAGTTGCTGTTGAAATTCCTGTCATTGAAAAAGATCTTGCCATCGATAATGCCGGTAACCGGCAAAAAATGTGGACGTACGCCGGTACGGTTCCCGGTCCTGTTGTCAGAGTGACACAGGGGGATGTGGTTGATTTTTCGATGCTCAATGAGAAGGGTAATAAACAAAGCCATTCCATGGATTTTCACGCCGCCCGGGTCGATGTACTGGACGAATTTGAAGCAGTACGCCCGGGGAAAACCAAGGCCTATGAGTTTCGAGCTGATTATCCGGGGGTATTCATTTACCACTGCGGGGCAGACCCGATGTCAGAGCATATCGCCCGGGGGATGTACGGGGTGATCATTGTTGATCCGAAAGAGGGGTATTCTGATGATTTCCCCAAGCCGGACCGGGAATATGTCATCGTACAGGGGGATCTGTTCGAGCCGGGGACAAAACCGCAGGATATGACGGCGAACATCGGTAAAAAAGCCAGCCTTATCAACGGTAAAGTATTCCACTACGATCCGGTTCACGACAGCAATGCCAGTTTAACGCTGGAGTCGAAGCCGGGTGAACGGGTGCGGATTCATTTCGTCAATGCCCAGGTGAACGACAGTGTTGCTTTCCATCCTATTGCCGGGATCTGGGATAAAGTCTGGGAGAACGGCAACCCGAAAAATGTTTCCTACGGCATTCAGACGTATAACGTCGCGCCGGCCCATTCCGCAACCTTCGACCTGATCAGCCCGGCTGACCGGCCCACCAATAACGCCATTGTTGATCATCAGATGAAGAACGCCCTGACCGGCGCGATCACGGTACTGATGAATCATGAAGATGCTGATCCGGAGTCGGGCCGTAACGGCAACCTTATTCTGCGATAA
- a CDS encoding multicopper oxidase domain-containing protein, with translation MNYLCRQCVSAVLLAVGMFSALSVQADVRQFDISIDEVEIEVAPGFKSKVWAYNGQVPGPLLRVKEGDDVEVILTNNTTLNHTIHWHGTFQTASWRSDGVPNVTQPTVEPGESYTYRFKADKAGSLWYHCHVNVPEHVGLRGMWGPMIVDPADPLPIEEEVTKDAILMFTGWNSEVADTYGKGGYPGETLDYFSINGKSFPMSQPLRVKEGDVLRLRLFAAGLETAFHLHGHDVLVTHIDGTAIENPYWADVVDIPSGGRVDVIARMDNPGMWIAHDHIEQHITNKGAMPGGAAMIVEYEGIEKEDWYIWKDKDYAPDFYLSDSLNKGYGLHNSPVFKGSEIAARAKKKKKKKKKKQQQAQ, from the coding sequence ATGAATTATCTTTGCAGGCAATGTGTATCAGCGGTGTTACTCGCCGTTGGCATGTTCAGTGCTTTGTCGGTACAGGCGGATGTCCGTCAGTTCGATATCAGTATCGATGAAGTGGAAATTGAGGTCGCACCGGGCTTTAAGTCGAAGGTCTGGGCCTATAACGGGCAGGTGCCGGGCCCGCTGCTACGGGTGAAGGAAGGGGATGATGTTGAAGTAATCCTGACCAATAACACCACGCTGAACCACACCATTCACTGGCACGGCACTTTTCAGACGGCTTCCTGGCGGAGTGACGGGGTGCCTAATGTGACGCAGCCAACTGTCGAACCCGGTGAGTCTTACACCTACCGTTTCAAGGCCGATAAAGCTGGCAGCCTCTGGTATCACTGCCATGTTAACGTGCCGGAGCATGTTGGCTTACGGGGCATGTGGGGGCCGATGATCGTCGATCCGGCAGACCCGCTGCCGATAGAAGAGGAGGTCACTAAAGACGCCATTCTGATGTTTACCGGCTGGAATTCCGAGGTGGCAGATACCTACGGTAAAGGCGGTTACCCCGGGGAGACGCTGGATTACTTTTCCATCAACGGTAAATCATTTCCGATGAGCCAGCCTCTGCGGGTAAAAGAAGGCGATGTGTTACGTCTCAGGCTGTTTGCCGCCGGGCTTGAAACCGCATTCCATCTGCACGGGCACGATGTGCTGGTCACCCATATTGACGGTACGGCCATTGAAAATCCTTACTGGGCTGATGTGGTGGACATTCCCTCCGGTGGCCGGGTGGATGTGATCGCCCGGATGGATAATCCGGGGATGTGGATCGCCCATGATCACATCGAGCAGCACATCACCAATAAAGGAGCAATGCCTGGCGGGGCGGCGATGATTGTTGAATATGAGGGCATTGAAAAAGAAGACTGGTACATCTGGAAAGACAAGGATTATGCCCCGGACTTCTACCTGAGCGACAGCCTGAATAAGGGCTACGGCCTGCATAACAGCCCTGTTTTTAAAGGCTCGGAAATCGCCGCCAGAGCGAAGAAAAAGAAAAAGAAAAAGAAGAAAAAACAGCAACAGGCGCAGTAG
- a CDS encoding c-type cytochrome, protein MNNRLKQAGMSGLSVYLWLFMTPLAAGDPRAFAEQNCAGCHALSELAQAAQTLDERINRKGPPLHYAGNKYRTEWLEQWLQNPQRIHPGGTFFGRHTVVTDEGDIIDEQTLLPHPTLTADQAREVSGYLMTLQSKRDLISEGEYTPKKVSRKMGAMNFGKFKGCRTCHRDEAGYGGVSGPELYTAYQRLQPDYIAAYIRDPQRWDARSLMPDKHLSDKEIHKLINYLKVIGAEQ, encoded by the coding sequence ATGAATAACAGACTGAAACAGGCAGGGATGTCCGGGTTGAGCGTATATTTATGGCTATTTATGACGCCGTTGGCCGCTGGTGATCCCCGGGCGTTTGCCGAACAGAATTGTGCCGGGTGTCATGCGTTAAGTGAACTTGCGCAAGCCGCTCAGACGCTGGATGAGCGCATAAACCGAAAGGGGCCGCCGCTGCACTATGCCGGTAATAAATACCGGACTGAGTGGCTAGAGCAATGGTTGCAGAATCCGCAACGGATTCATCCCGGCGGTACCTTCTTTGGCAGGCATACGGTGGTCACCGATGAAGGTGACATCATTGATGAGCAGACTCTGCTTCCACATCCGACCTTAACCGCCGACCAGGCCCGGGAGGTCAGCGGCTATCTGATGACCCTGCAGAGTAAGCGTGATCTGATCAGCGAGGGGGAATACACGCCGAAAAAAGTCTCCAGGAAAATGGGCGCGATGAATTTTGGCAAGTTTAAGGGATGCCGCACCTGTCACCGGGATGAAGCCGGTTACGGCGGTGTCTCAGGGCCGGAACTGTATACGGCTTATCAGCGGCTACAGCCGGATTATATCGCCGCCTACATCCGTGACCCACAGCGCTGGGATGCCCGCAGCCTGATGCCGGATAAACACCTCAGTGATAAAGAAATCCACAAACTGATTAATTACCTGAAGGTGATAGGAGCAGAACAATGA
- a CDS encoding c-type cytochrome, whose protein sequence is MKNTVQVLALLMLSCIAFADPEPDSPGQKLYTVYCSQCHGLEGDGFGVNAADMDILPKDHTDTDEMVSRTDEDLFKAIKFGGKAVGKSILMPNWDGNMTDAEIDALVAYLRVLCCEEAD, encoded by the coding sequence ATGAAAAATACTGTTCAGGTACTGGCGTTGCTGATGCTGTCTTGCATTGCGTTTGCCGACCCAGAGCCCGATTCACCGGGGCAGAAACTGTATACGGTTTACTGCAGCCAGTGCCATGGTCTGGAAGGTGACGGGTTTGGGGTCAATGCCGCGGATATGGATATCTTACCCAAGGACCATACCGACACTGATGAAATGGTGTCGCGTACCGATGAAGATCTGTTTAAAGCGATTAAGTTTGGCGGCAAAGCCGTGGGTAAATCCATTCTGATGCCTAACTGGGACGGCAATATGACCGATGCGGAAATCGATGCGCTGGTGGCCTACCTGCGGGTGCTCTGCTGTGAGGAGGCTGACTGA
- a CDS encoding efflux RND transporter periplasmic adaptor subunit: protein MNLRKLWLALSVTAGASLNMTAATQVMGSELIRPAKLLVLTSPGDASMRTFPAEVKASSRTELAFRVAGELAELDIREGEEVKKGQLLARLDPTDYDVVLQRYQAEYKLADQQFQRIKTMLKRKLVSQSQYDEKAAELSIKRAGLKQARLNREYTEIHAPYDGQISQLLVENYQNLQAKQPVLVLQSSDELEIEFQLPESIISLETLPDAEESLADVTFDANPSEVFKAKYHERTAEADPATGAYTITMKMPKPASLQVYPGMSASVSFDLGKVFVINANGFVLPVEAIISADDQPVDSNLRQVWKVNPDDMSVYRADVTVGSLTAKGLQIESGLEAGDIIVTAGANYLREGMKVRPLTRERGL, encoded by the coding sequence ATGAACTTACGCAAGTTGTGGCTTGCTTTGTCTGTTACCGCAGGGGCCAGTCTGAATATGACGGCAGCCACCCAGGTGATGGGCTCAGAATTAATCAGGCCTGCCAAATTGCTGGTGTTAACCAGTCCGGGTGATGCGTCGATGCGTACCTTTCCTGCGGAAGTGAAGGCCAGCAGCCGGACTGAACTGGCTTTCCGGGTCGCCGGGGAGCTGGCTGAACTGGATATCAGGGAAGGCGAAGAGGTGAAGAAGGGGCAGTTACTGGCCCGGCTTGACCCCACTGACTATGACGTTGTGCTGCAGCGCTATCAGGCGGAATATAAGCTGGCTGATCAGCAGTTTCAGCGGATCAAAACCATGCTGAAACGTAAACTGGTTTCCCAGTCTCAGTACGATGAAAAGGCGGCGGAGCTGAGCATTAAAAGGGCGGGCCTGAAACAGGCGCGGCTGAACCGGGAGTACACCGAGATTCATGCGCCGTATGACGGGCAGATTTCTCAGCTGCTGGTGGAAAATTATCAGAACTTACAGGCCAAGCAGCCGGTACTGGTGCTGCAGTCCAGCGATGAGCTGGAGATTGAATTCCAGTTGCCTGAATCGATCATCTCGCTGGAAACCTTGCCTGATGCTGAAGAAAGCCTGGCGGATGTCACCTTTGATGCCAATCCGAGTGAAGTTTTCAAGGCGAAATATCACGAGCGCACCGCCGAAGCAGACCCTGCCACCGGTGCCTACACCATTACCATGAAAATGCCCAAACCGGCATCATTACAGGTGTATCCGGGGATGTCCGCCAGTGTCAGCTTCGATCTGGGTAAGGTATTTGTGATCAACGCCAACGGTTTTGTGCTGCCGGTAGAGGCCATTATTTCTGCGGATGATCAGCCGGTCGACAGCAACCTGCGACAGGTATGGAAAGTGAATCCGGATGATATGTCGGTATACCGGGCTGATGTCACCGTCGGCAGTCTGACCGCCAAAGGCCTGCAGATTGAGTCTGGCCTTGAAGCGGGAGATATCATTGTCACTGCCGGTGCCAACTACTTACGTGAAGGTATGAAAGTCCGTCCGCTGACGCGTGAGAGGGGGCTGTAA